The DNA sequence TAATATAAGGTTGTTTGAATATAGAAGTTGATGAGACCTGTGCAAACTCGCTTTCCGTGGGCGGCTGGTGAGCCTCCTTGACCTGCGGTCTGCGGGGTCTCACCCCTGCCTTTGATCCCACAGGAACGAGCGTTACTTCGTCGCCTTATGCTTCGAGTTGTCTCGACGGATACGCTCCAAAGCATATGCTCGTAGAGGAAGAGACAGTTACCTCGCTTGCTCCGGTCTCATCAACTTTCCCTATAATGAGGGATATTGAATATTAATGCAACGAAACAGCAAGTTTTTCACTTTTTCAGTGTCCTCAAAGAAAGAACACCACTTTTTCAGTGGCCTTTCATCGGTTTACTAGTCACTCTCCTATGCAAAAAAAAGAACCGTGCATATGGTGTAGTATCGCGTGAAATGTGAGGAGGGGATTTTGTGAAAGGGCAACAAGATTTAATCAATATATTCGTAGATAAAGTTTTGGAAAAGCACAACGTAAAACCAGAGACAGCTGAATTAAAAGATGATGAAAAGAAAAGAGTGAGAGATATCATCGAAAATATTCAAGAGGATGTAAGTCGTTTTCTAGAAAATTATGAAAAGCAAACGACAGAACATGATGTTCAGGAAGAGCAAACAGCAGAGGCTTCTGAGCAGGGAGATGCTACGATCCAAAAACCTACAACAAAGCCAAAAATCTTTTATAATAAAGACGAAAATTAAATTGTATGCTCACCCTGATTACTTCGTCCAATCTAAATGACTAACTCCACATACAGTGTTACTGAAAACACAAAAAGGAGGAATTAAAGTGAATCAGGAAGTATATCGCTCAACAGACTCAAAAGATAAAAAGTGGAATGCTTTAGATCCAATCAGTAAGCACCCGCTTTGTGATACGCAAGATGAAACGCAAGATGCAGCGAACAAAAATAAAACATTACAGCTCAATGAAGAATATATTTTAATTAAAGATTCATGTGATGTAACAGTGAACTCAACTGATACGAAAGCAGCGGTTAACCTTCAGATTGGTCTACAAGCTGCAATTGCAGTTTTAATTAGCATCTCAGTAGCAAGCTCAGAGACTGCTGAAAAGTTAACACAAGAGCTATTACAATCATCTAAAGTGAAGCAAATTTCTCGCCAGCAAACAATCGTAGAAAACTCAAGAAATGTTGATGTTTCAACTACAGATACGCAAGCAGCAGTTAACATTCAAATTTTACTACAACTATTATTAGCATTAGCTGTGAAGTTAGATATCCTTTAATTAAGTTGGAAGTAATAAGCCTGCACCTTATATGGTGCGGGTTTTTACTATACCTGAGTCCGTTACTGGCGGACGCACCCTAAAAATTTGTTACAAAATTCAATAATACTTGCTTCAAAAATGGTATCACAGCACGTAGGATTTAATTGAAATTTGGTAATCATAGTCCCTGGTTCCCAACAATTAAACGGATCTATTATGCTTTTTCCTCTTGATCCAATATTATAAAATGTGATTTGAAGCCTGAAAAAATAGTATGATAATCAGGATTTTAAGAATCTAAAGAACAGTTCAAAGTTCATAAACGAAGTTGATATGACAGGAATCTAGGAGACTCCTGCGGGAAAAGCGAGCCTGGCGAGATCCCACAGAACGAAACGGAGTGGAGTTTGAGGAAGCTCGCGGTTCGTTCGCGGAAAGCGAGTAGATGCTGGCATATCAACTACTATCACGGATTTAGGTATAGTATCAAGTAAGAATTTTCCTATAAAAATATCAAATCGTCTACTCACCACGCTGTAAAAAAAGTAAAATGAAGAGAGGGCTTTGTTTACAAAAAAGAATTGCATAACAAAAACGGATAGTAGGGGGCGGTATTAAAATGAAATCTCTATCAGTAATATTTGTTTTGTTATCTATGATTACCTTTAGATCTTGTGGGGAGGCGCAAGCACATTCAGATGTCACGCTAACCTTAACCCCGTCCTACGTAGAAGATACTCTTTATTTAACACCAGTGATTACCTATTTAGGGGATAATCTAACAACATTTATTTATGTTAATGAAATGGCGTATATTGAGCGTGTGGAAACTGATGAGGAAGAGGTTATATATGAGCATGACGATTCAGGTTTTGATGTAGACCAAAGACTAGAGCTTGATGAAGAAGATGAAGTAGCAGGGAATACAGTTGTTCTAGAAGGGATTGAACCAGGCTTTTATGTCGTTCATTTAGTTGCCGATTTTTCAACCGAATTGGAAGAGGGAATGGAACAAGACTTTTCTCATCGAATGAGACAAACGATTGAAGTGAGGGATTAAGTAAATAATTTTATTTGACAAGTAGGTGTGACGATGACAGAGAAGCCGTTAATTACCGTGATTGGTAGTTTAAATATGGATATGGTGACGACCGCGAAAACAATGCCAAGGGAAGGGGAAACGATTCATGGAGAGTCGTTTAAAATGGTTCCTGGTGGAAAGGGTGCAAACCAGGCCATCGCTGCTGCCCGACTAGGTGGTCATGTGCAATTTATTGGCATGGTAGGAGATGATCCGTTTGGTCACCATTTAATAAAGGTGTTAAAAAATGAAGGGATCAAACGTAATGAAGTGAAAATTGTTCCAAATACGAGTACGGGAGTTGCGACAATACTACTTTCCGAAAATAACAATCGAATTATTGTAACAGAAGGAGCAAACGGCTACGTTACTAAAGCGTATTTAGAAAAATTGAAAGAGAGAATACTAGAGAGCACGATCGTTTTAATACAATTTGAGATTCCTTTAGAAGCGATATACTACACGTTAGAAATATGCACACAAAATAATATTCAAGTGGTCATTAATCCAGCGCCAGCAAAGCAACTGCCAACTTCAATGTGGAAAAAGGCAACGTTTATTACTCCGAATGAGACAGAATTGAAGGAGCTGTTTACAGCAAGAGCAAGGGAGCATTTAGGAGAGAAATTGATTGTTACTAAGGGGGAAAATGGGGTTGTATTTAAAAGTCATGGAGAAGACATACATATTCCATCCTATCCAGTAGAAGTAGTTGATACGACAGGAGCGGGAGATACTTTTAACGGTGCATTCGTAGTTGCCTTAACCGAAGGAAAAAGTATAAAAGATAGCGTCAACTTTGCAAATGCTGCTGCCGCACTCTCGATAAAAAAATTTGGTGCGCAAGGTGGTGTGCCAAATAGAATAAAATTAGATGAATTTTTAAATCGCTTAAGACCATGAAAGCCCTTTCACGGCGCGGTTTTAATCGACTTTTTCATTACTATTTCATATAAAAATGATGGAGGAAATCACATGTGAAAACGGCCCAAACCATTGCCATTAAAGGAAAAACTTGTTTACACTTCCAAATACAATATGTTATTATCAAAAAGTAAATGTTTTGAAATCGAAAAACGTTTTAAGGCCTCAGTAAGGCAGAAATAGTTTTACGGTATTCAAAGATTTAACTTTCATTTATATTAAGGAGGCCGTTAACATGACTGGCAAAGTAAAATGGTTTAATTCAGAAAAAGGATTTGGATTTATCGAGCGTGAAGGTGGAGACGACGTATTTGTACACTTCTCTGCAATTCAAGGGGAAGGCTTCAAAACATTAGAAGAAGGCCAAGAGGTTGAATTCGAAATCGTTGATGGCGATCGTGGTCCACAAGCTGCTAACGTAGTAAAACTTTAATTTTTAACAATACATCAAAAGCTTACTCTTGATATTATCAGGAGTAGGCTTTTTTAAAATATGTAGGCAACTAAATGCACCCTCACTAGGTGAGGGGAGACAGTGTGGCTATCTCATAAGCTAAAAAAGTGTAAGTATTGGGTATACACGACTCACGCCATTATAGATTCCCACTTATAGTAGTGATTGCGAGGGCTCCGCACATTGTTTAAGCATTTAGAAAGTAGAAGGTAGGTGTGTCGATTGGATCAATCGTTTCAAGACATCATCGTGGGTGTCCATGGAGAAAAAGGGAAGGAATGGCTTACCCATTTTTCCACCCTCAAAAAAGAAGTTGAAGATAGGTTTGAGATAAATATAGAAGAAACATTTAAGCTATCCTATAACTTTGTGGCAAAAGCTGTACATAGAAAAACGAAAGCGCCAGTTGTCGTGAAAATGGGTGTTCCGAATGAAGAGTTGACATTGGAAATGCTAGCGTTACAAGCCTTTAACGGAAGGGGAGCGATTTCGCTAATCGACAAAGATGATTCCTTAGGTGCATTTCTATTACCATATATTCAAGGGGAGCAACATGGTTCATTAACAAATGTGGAAGCGACCATTGCTGTTATGAAAGATCTTCCTATTATAGAAAAACAGATTGACCACTTTCCTACAGTGCATAAATTGTTTCAAGCCTTTCATAAGCATAGAGTAAGAAATGGTGGAACTTCTGGCGTCATTGATCCGGTTATTTTCCATGAAGCAGAACGTATGGTAGACGACCTTCTTTCATCAGAGAAATATAGATGTTTATTACATGGAGACCTTCATGGTGGGAATATTATGCATGATCGGTTACAGTGGATCATGCTTGATCCAAAGGGTGTAGCTGGTGAGCGGGAATTTGAACCGGCACAATTTTTCTTAAATGCACCATTGGATTTATTGGCTAATAGTAAAGTAATGGACGGATGGTTACGTAAATTTGAGAGTACTCTTCATTTAGAGCGTAATAGAGTTCTCGCCTGGGCATTTTGTAAAGGGGTTTTATCAAGTGTATGGTCCATAGAGAGCAATGAACAGAATTGGCAATGGGCTATAAAAAGAGCAGAAATCATTAAAAGTTATATGTGAATGCTATATGAAGCAAGGAAGGATAGACATGAATAAACATGGATTAGTCATCATTGCCATCTTTTTGGGTGGTGCTTTAGGTACGTTATTTCGTTACTTTATCAATATGCAAGTAGTGGACTTACTTTTTCCGCTAGGAACTGTAATGGAGAATATTGCGGGGAGCTTTCTTTTGGGAGCACTGACCGCATACATATTAGTGAAAAAAGTAAACCCAATAATAAAAGAGGGACTTGGAGTAGGCTTTTGTGGTGGGTTTACAACGATGTCTACATTAGCGGCAGATACTGTATTTTTATCAACCGAATCATCTATGATTTCTTTAGTCATCTACATAACGCTTTCGCTATTTGGTGGCATTACCGCAGCCTATTTAGGGATGGGGTTAAGTACGGTCATGTTGAAAAAAGCGGTAAAGGCGGGTGACATCGAATGAACATCTTGTTTGTTGCCTTAGGTGGCGGAATTGGTGCTGTTTGTCGCTATTTTCTAGGAGTATGGCTGAAAACAAATACGAAGGAGCGTTTTATCCCGACAGCCATGCTCATAGTGAATGTTTTAGGGTCATTTGGACTTGGGTTATTTTTGAACATCGTATATGGTGCAATTCCACTATTAGTAGATGCTGAGCTTCCGTTTCTGCTGATAGGTATTGGCTTTTTTGGTGCCTTTACAACGTATTCCACCTTTAGTGTTGAGGCTGTGACACTATTACAGAAGAAGAAGTGGAAGGCATTTACGAGTTATGTTGTACTTTCTATTGGAGGAAGTATAGCTGCATTTATCATTGCTTTTACAATAATATAAATGAAGAAGCGAGTGAATGGCTACGAAGCGATTCACTTTTTTTTATTTTATATCGCCTTAAAAGATTTATAGCTTAAACTTTACCCTCCTCTTCTACGGTAAGCCAACATTGAATCGTGATGATCTTTGTGGTTCCTTTAGCTCATTTGGTTAAGACTAGGCAAGAAATTGCCACTCTTTTTACAGGAGTATCCTTTTCCAAAAATTCCTCCTTTAAACTAATCTTGATAGTCGAAAAAAGATGAATTATGAAACATAATAGTACACCAAAATTGTTCTATATATAAAACAAAAATAACAGTAAAAATTTCCAAATCGTTAGAATATTGAAGGTATAAGTAGTTATCAGGAGAATTGTGTTCTTAATAACGAAAAAACCGTTGAATATGGTGTTTTTCTTTTCATTTTACATCGCCTATACTATGGGTACAAATTCGTTATAAAGAACTTTAAGGTGATTTATTCTTTATAACGGTTGTTGTTTTTATGAAAAATATGAACCGTTTTATTTTGATATGGGGAGAATGCTCCCTTGATTGATTTGGTTGGATTCTTTGCAGGAGCAAAGATTCACATAAATAATACATACCCGTTAAGGGTCGAAAGGGAGGAATTATTTTTATGAGTATTAAGAAAAAGTTAAGCATGGGAGTTCTGACTGCTGCGCTAGGTTTAGCATTGATCGGAGGAGGAACATTTGCCTACTTCAGTGATACTGCAACTCAAACGAATACGTTTGCATCAGGGACAATTGATTTAGATGTCGATCCAGAAGTGCAAGTAGCTATGTATAACTTGAAGCCTGGGGATTGGATGCCTAGAAGCTTTGAGCTTCAAAACAACGGGTCGTTAGATATTAAATATGTAGACTTAAATACTGAGTACTCTGTAACTGACTCAGACGGTGATGCAGTTGTACCTGGCCTTGCTGACGAATATGCTAAACAATTAATTGTTCAATTCTTAAATAATACAACTGGTGATGAAGATTACGAAGTATTGTTTGAAGTATCATTGTATGACTTAGCTAACTTAACACCAGAAGACTTAGCTACAAAGATTGATGTTGATACTGTGATGACACATCCAGGTATTTGGATTCCAGTATTTGGAGGAGGGTTCTGGTTGAAACAACCTCAATATGAAGATATTTCTGAAGAAATCACTGGTATAGCTGCTGGTGATACTGCAGACTTCGACGTACAGTTCCGCTTCAATGACACTGGTGAGCGTCAAAACGACCTTCAAGGGTTAAACTTAGAGCTTACTTGGACATTCGAAGGATTCCAAACTGATGGTGAAGAAAGATAATTTCAACGAAAAGTGGAAAGGCGAGTTTATCTCGCCTTTCCCCCTATTTATTTCTTATCATACATTTACAAGTTGATTGTATATAGATGATAGGAAATAAAGTGTTATTGATAGACCGATACATAAAGGGGAGGAATGTACGGTGAGGAGTACACGTTCCAAAAGGTATAGAAGAAGGTTCAAGAAGATTGGTATGACAACCCAAGTGCTAGTCATCATGTACGCAGCTGTAGCTTCTACTTCTGTGTTATCTTCAGGGACCGTAGCGTACTATAGCAACCAGTCGTCAGCAAGTACAACAATATCTTCGGCAGCTTATTGGTGGGATGGTAGCAACCTAGACTTTATAGGTAAAAACACTCAAAATGTGAAGGCATGTGCACCTATCGAAATTACTGTTGAATTAAAGAATAAGGGCTTTGACATGACAGAGACTACCGTGTTTGAAGTTTATTTTGCTGCAACCGGAAACCCTGAACAAAATGGTGATAAAGATGGGGAAGGCACTGTTGAAAAACTGAGTGCGGGGGAAATAACGAACCTTACGTATACGGCTGAGAAAGATGGTTTTTATACATTTAAAGTTTATCAACTGCCAGGGTTTGAAGATAACTACGACGAAATTCAGGAAATATGGAGTGAGAAGGTCCATGTAAACTGTAATGCGGCAAAGAATGAAGTTGAAATAGAGGAAGACGATATCGAAATAGAATCTGAGCAGGAGTCTGAAACAAATGAGGAAGAGGATCAAAAGTCGCTGCAAGAAGAGAAAGCAAAGAAAGAAGATGAACTAGAAGATACATCAGATAATAAAAAGGAAAAAGAAGAAAATGATAAAGAAATGAAAGAAGACAGTGATGACGCAGAAGAAAAGATAGAAAAAGAAGAGGATAAAAAAGAGAAATCAGAAGAGGAAGTTAAAACAAAGGATATAGAAAAAAAGGATGAGTCTAAGGAGAAGAAGGAAGGGGAATAATCGATGAAATATTTAAAAGTGGCCAAAAAAATAGCGAGCGGATTAGTTACTTTTACCCTCTTTGTTTCCCTTATCGCCATGGTGTTCATTGTTATCTCTACGAAAGCATCTGGAGGAGAGCCAGAGCTGTTTGGGTATCAAATAAAAACGGTTTTATCTGGTTCGATGGAGCCTGAATTTAAAACAGGATCGATTATCGCTGTAGAACCAGGTGGAGATATGACGAGGTTTCAAGAAGGAGACATTATTACCTTTGTTGAGAGAGATAATATATTAATTACTCATAGAATAGTAGACGTTGTTCATAGTGGTGAGTACTTGATGTATGAAACTAAAGGAGACGCTAACAACGCGCCAGACAGTAGCTTAGTGTTATCTGATAATGTTGTGGCTCATTATACAGGCTTTACGATCCCGTATGTTGGCTATGTTGCAAGCTTTGCACAATCAAGAGAAGGAAGTGCACTTCTTCTTATCATACCTGGATTGATTTTATTCTTCTATGCTGCATATTCGATTTGGGATGCGATATCTCAGCTTGAAAAGAAAAATAAGAAAAAGGAACGCTTAGATAAGGTGGATGAGGTAGAGGATCCTATATAAAATTTTATTAATGGTGGTGCGAGCCGCCGAATAGAGGGTGATGCTATGCAAAGGAAAATGAAAATAGTTTTTGTAGCAACGACGGGTTTTTTAGTAGCTCTTCTCTTTATCATGAGTGTTCAATATAACAATCGAACGTTTGCAGACTCTAATCCTGTGAATATTACAACGACACCTCATAGCGTTCTTTTTGAAGTCGATAATATGAAGCCAGGAGATTGGGCTGATCGACAGCTAACGATACAAAACCGTGGAGATGTTGACTTCACGTACCACATGGAAGTAGAGAAAACGAGTGGATCCGATAAATTATATCATGGTCTAGCCTTGGAAGTTTATGATGGTAGCGAGCTATTGTACGAAGGAAGCTTAGGGGGATTTACTGGCTTTGAACCACGCTATTTAGAAGCTTTACATGAAGAGGACTTTTTACTAACAGTGAGATTTCCAACAGAACTAGGAAATGACTATCAAGGCTTAGATGCTGAAGTGGAATTTACCTTTATAGCAGAGGAAGTAATAAACGGAACAGAAGATGATGAAGATACAGAACAAAGACGAATTGATGATGCCTCGTTAGAAAAAGAACCGCAGGAAGGGGATATACTCCCAACTACTGCAACAAACACATACAACTATTTGCTCATTGGTATCATTGCGCTCATCGCCGGAATTGCCTTCTTCCTTTGGAGTCGCAAAAAAAAGATGAAAATAGATAGCTAAAAAATTTACCCCAAGCATTTCACTCCGTATGTGTGAAATACTTGGGGTTTCATTTAAAAGGAAAATATCCTTTTAACTACTCCTTTTTCTTATCGTCCGAGTCGTCCATTCTTTCTTCCAACTCTCCATTTAGCTGTTCACTTAAATCTTCGCGTAAATCATCATAAATTTTTTCCTTAAACTCTTCATACACTTCTTCTTTAATGTCGTCGTATACTTCTTCTTTCACTTGTTCGTATACTTCTTCCTTAATTTCCTCGTAAACGTCCTCTTTCATGTCATCGAGCATATTGTCTTTTACTCTATCGTACATTTCGCTATGAACTTCCTTCTTTATTTTTCTCGTGCGCTTCCGTCGCGTCCATAGCTGTTCCGCTCTCGTATCTCTACTCATCATCATGAGTAACGAGAAGATCATAATGACCATGATAATGGCAAAGGGGAGCGCGGCGACAATCGAAGCGGTTTGCAGTCCTGATAATCCTCCACTTACTAACAACACACTTGCTGTTGAAGCGATCAGAAAGCCCCAAACGACTTTTACCCATAGCTTTGGATCAAGACTACCTTCACTAGATAAAGCGGCTAACACATACGATGCAGAGTCTGCTGATGTGATAAAGAAAATGATGATTAAAATAACCGCTAATCCACTCATTATCATCCCAAGTGGCAGTTCATTGAGTGTAACAAACAGGGCAACCTCAACATTTTCCAACACAAGGTTTGCGATATGATCATTTCCACCCATAATCATGTCTAAGGCGGTCCCACCAAAGGCCGTAAACCAAATGACCGCTAATAATGAAGGAACGATAAGCACCCCAGCAACAAATTCGCGAATCGTTCTTCCACGTGAGATACGGGCGATAAAAATACCCATAAATGGTGCCCACGAAATGTGCCAAGCCCAGAAAAAGATCGTATACATCCCGAGCCATTCTCCGTCACCAAATGGATTTAAGTCAAGACTCATTTGTGTGACATTGGCGATATATCCGCCTATTGTCGATACGACACTTTCCGCAATAAACAGCGTTGGTCCAAAAATAATCACAAAAACAAGTAATAGCCCTGCGACAGTTAAGTTGATCGTACTTAAAATTCGTATGCCTTTATTAACACCTGTTGCAGCTGAAAAAATAAATAGTACTGTCACAATAGCTATAACGGTAAGTTGAGTTGCAGGATTATTCGGAATCGTACCTGTTAAGTGAGATAATCCCCCGGTAATTTGCAACGCACTTAATCCGAATGTTGTAGCAACCCCTGTAGAGGTAGCTAAAACAGCTAATACGTCAATCCCTTTTCCTAATGGACCATAAATACGATCTCCTAATATTGGTTGAAAGGCAGAGCTAATTAAGGCCGGTTGATCTTTTCTGAACTGAACGTAGGCAAGTGTTAATGCAACTAATGAGAAAATCGCCCACGGATGCAGCGCCCAGTGAAATACAGCATATCGAAGCCCAGCAGCGGCTTTATACTGATCTGCAGCATCAACATAATCTGGATGTGGATCTAAGAAATATAAAGCAGGCTCAGCAACGCCCCAAAATACAAACCCCACACCAATACCTGCAGAAAAAAGCATACCTAGCCAAGTATAAAATTTATATTCTGGCCTTTCGTCAGGCTTCCCTAAGCGGAGTTTACCAAACGGACTAATAGCTAAAAATAAAACAAATACAATAAAAAAGGCAGTACATAACATATAAAACCAGCCGAAGTTATTCAAAGTTAAAGCTAAAGCGTCGTTAGATACCCTCTCTAAATGCCCAGGTGCGATAAACCCCCATAAAACGAAAAGGGCGACAATTGGAGCGGATATAAAAAATACAATATTCGTTTTCTTCGTTTCATACTCAAATTTGTTATTGTCCAATGTTTTTTGTCACCTACCTTTGAAGTAGATGTCCTCCTTTCATGTTAGCTAATTTGCCATATATTCTATTCCCATAAGTAGTAAAATTAAAACGAGGATACTTACTTCGTTTATAGTTGGAGGAAATGGCAAAAAATATGTATGCGAAAAAGTAAGGTTGACTTAGGGCACTGAAAAAGTGAAAGAACATGAGGCCACTGAAAAAGTACAAAACAACTTTTTCAGTGCCTTTTATTTGTATTGCAATGGCTACGTTCGTTGCGCGCCTGATAGGATAAACCCACTCCTATCAGGCTTTTAAACGATTGCAACGACTTCGCACATTGCTTATGGGCACTGAAAAAGTGAAAAAACGCCACTTTTTCAGTGCCCTGAAAGAACATCACTTTTTCAGTGCCCTTAAAGTCAACCTCACAGAGTTGATACGAGTCTATTTAACGCTTCCATTCTTCATAAAGCTGTTTTTTTACTACTTCTTTTTGAATGGCGTTCACAAAGGCTTCAAGACGAGCGTTTATATTTTCATCAAATTCCAAACTTGTTGGCGCTTCTTTGTTACTGATAGCAAATTGCTGTGGTATGACAATACCATGCAAATTTCTGAAAACAAGCCTCAAGTGATTAAGTGTATTTGTACCTGCCTTTAACCCTCCGGTAGTCGTTAGTAGTGCGATAGGTGTTTGTTCAAACTCTTTAAAGCCGAGGTAATCCAAAAAATTTTTAATGGCACCTGTATAGGAGCCGTGATACTCTGGAGCACCGACAATGACGCCATCAGCCTCTCTTAGCTGTTCACGTACTGGCTCTAGTTGTGTTGGAAAAGGAGCATCAGGATCGTAGATTTCTAGATGTAACTCTCTTACGTCAATCATTGTAGTATTTTGTCCATTTTTATTTAAGCGGTCTTCTACATTTTCTAATAGCTTTTTTGTGAACGAGTCACTGCTCATACTACCATTAATCATTACGATCGTGCTATCATTCGTCATGATTGTTACCTCCTCTATATTTTTATATGGAAAAACGAGACTAATGTGATGTAAACGGAGAGTGGCAATTACATCTTTAATGCTACTATAAGTAGGTTTTCTTACAGTGTGCGCGGTGAGTGTAGCTATTGACATAACTTTCACAGCTGCTTTTGTAAAATCGATAGTTACAGTATAACAAAACAGTCGAAAATATTTGATTCATTGTCTCTTGAAATTCGGAAAGGATATTTCATAACAATGGAGAATGTGATAGTAATACATATGTAAGGGGTGGCGACATGGCAACTTTTGATGATTTTTTAAAGCTTGATATGAGAGTAGGGACTGTATTAGAGTCGGAGGAGTTTTTAGAGGCGCGAGTTCCAGCGATAAAACTAAAAATCGACTTTGGAGAGGAAATAGGTATTAAACAGTCAAGTGCACAAATTACGAAAAGATATGAGCCTGAAGCACTTATCGGGAGACAAATCGTTGCAGTTGTCAACTTCCCTCCGTTAAGAATAGCAGGCTTTAAATCAGAAGTACTCGTCATGGGGGGAGTTCCAGAAAAAGGGGATGTTATTTTACTAAACGTCGATGAAAGCGTGCCAAACGGT is a window from the Evansella cellulosilytica DSM 2522 genome containing:
- a CDS encoding NADPH-dependent FMN reductase, whose product is MTNDSTIVMINGSMSSDSFTKKLLENVEDRLNKNGQNTTMIDVRELHLEIYDPDAPFPTQLEPVREQLREADGVIVGAPEYHGSYTGAIKNFLDYLGFKEFEQTPIALLTTTGGLKAGTNTLNHLRLVFRNLHGIVIPQQFAISNKEAPTSLEFDENINARLEAFVNAIQKEVVKKQLYEEWKR
- the csaA gene encoding chaperone CsaA → MATFDDFLKLDMRVGTVLESEEFLEARVPAIKLKIDFGEEIGIKQSSAQITKRYEPEALIGRQIVAVVNFPPLRIAGFKSEVLVMGGVPEKGDVILLNVDESVPNGTKIS